The following nucleotide sequence is from Campylobacter coli 76339.
ACTATGGGTTCAGTTTTCTCTATCGTACTTATTTTACCTTCTTGGGGTTCAGCGATCAATATCTTGCTTACTATGAAAGGCGAGTGGGGTCAACTTCGCGAAAGTCCTTTGATCAAATTTATGATTTTAGCATCAACTTTCTATATGTTCTCAACGCTTGAAGGTCCAATTCTTTCAATTAAATCAGTAAATGCTCTAGCTCATTTTACAGATTGGATTCCAGGACATGTTCATGATGGAACTTTAGGTTGGGTTGGCTTTATGACTATGGCAGCGCTTTATCATATGACCCCTAGAATATTTAGAAGAGAACTTTATAGCAAATCTTTAATGGAAGCACAATTTTGGATCCAAACTACAGGTATAGTGCTTTATTTTGCTTCTATGTGGATAGCAGGTATTACTCAAGGTATGATGTGGAGAGCTACAGACGAATACGGCAACTTACTTTACAGCTTTATTGATACTGTTGTGGCTATTATACCTTACTATTGGATTAGAGCAATTGGTGGTTTATTGTATCTTATAGGATTTTTCATGTTTACTTATAATATTTATAAATCAATTGCTTGCGGAAAAGTGCTTGATAAAGAGCCAAAAAATGCTTCGCCTATGGCTGCATAAAAAGGAGAGAAAATGTTTAGTTGGTTAGAAAAAAATCCATTCTTTTTTGCTGTGGCTGTTTTTATTGTGATTGCTTATGCGGGGATTATTGAAGTATTGCCAAGTTTTGCAGAAAATGCAAGACCTATAGAAGGAAAAAAACCTTATACAGTTTTACAACTTGCAGGACGCCAAATTTATATCAAAGATAGCTGTAATGCTTGCCATTCACAGCTTATTCGTCCTTTTAAATCTGAAACTGATCGTTATGGTATGTATTCTGTTAGTGGTGAATTTGCTTATGATAGACCTTTCCTTTGGGGTTCAAAAAGAACAGGTCCTGACTTGATGCGTGTTGGAAACTATAGAACTACAGATTGGCATGAAAACCATATGTGGGATCCTGTTTCAGTTGTTCCAAATTCTATCATGCCTGCTTATAAGCATATGTTTAAAAACAATGCTGACATGGAAACTGCTTATGCAGAAGCTTTAACTGTTAAAAAAGTATTTAATGTTCCTTATGATACTGAAAATGGAACAAAATTAGGTACTTGGGAAGAAGCACAAGCTGAAATAAAAGCTGAAGCACAAGCTATAGTTGATCAAATGAAAAATCAAGAAGTGAAAGATGCTTTTGCTAGGGGCGAGATTAAGGAAATTGTAGCCTTGATCGCTTATTTAAATAGCTTAAAGTAAAAACATGGATCATTTAGCGATTGTTTGGGATGTGATTAAGAATTTGATCACTTTGAATTTGTCAGCAGTGCAAAAACACGAATGGGAAATTTTTCAAGGTTATGGATTTTTCCTATTTGTAATGTTTTTATCAATAGTATTGTATTCTTATTGGTATCATCTTTACAGAGCAGAAAAAAAAGGCGAGAGAAATTATGAAAAATATGCAAATCTCGCTTTGAGTGATGATATTAATGATAGTGTTTTAGAAAGTAAAAGGAGTGCATGATGCAATGGTTAAATTTGCAAGATAATGTTAATTTATTATCTTTCATTGGAGCGATTCTTATTATATTGATTACTCTTGTAGTCGTTGGTAGAATGTTTAAATATATGAAAGAAAAAAAAGGTGAGGCAGAATTAAGTGAGCATAGCTGGGATGGTATAGGAGAGTATAAAAATGCCATTCCAACAGGCTGGGCTGTTATATTCTTTCTTACTATAGTATGGGCGATTTGGTATTTTTTATGGGGTTATCCTCTAAATTCTTACTCAAGTATAGGTGAGTATAACGAAGAAGTTAAGACTTATAATACTAAATTTGAAGAGAAATTCCAAAACTTATCTACTGAAGATAAGATAGCTATGGGACAAAATATCTTTTTAGTTCAATGTTCTGCTTGTCATGGAATTACAGGCGATGGTATCAATGGAAAAGCTCAAAATTTAAATATTTGGGGTAGCGAAGAAGGCCTAGTAGATGCGATTAAACACGGTGCAAAAGGTATGAATTTCCCAGGTGGAGAAATGCCTGCTGCTGCGGATTTAGGAATTGCTGAAGAAGATATTCCCGCGATTGCTGCTTATGTAGCAAAAGAGCTTTCTGCCATCAAAAAAACTTCTAATGAAAATTTAGTTGCTAAAGGAAAAGAAGCTTATGCAACTTGTGCAGCTTGTCACGGTGAAGATGGAAAAGGTCAAGATGGAATTTTCCCTGATATTACAAAATACGGTTCGGCAGCATTTGTTGTAGATGTTTTACACAGTGGTAAAACCGGATTTATCGGAGCTATGCCAGCATTTTCTATATTGAATGATACTCAAAAAGAAGCTGTTGGTGAATATGTAATTTCTCTTTCAAGGGGTGAATAATGGAAAACACTAATAGATGCGTATTTTCTCTTTCAGGTGTTACAGGCATGTTGATTGCTACTGTTTTATTGCTCGCAATTTTAGTGGGTTTAACTATTTGGGGTCTTAAGGCTCAACAAGAAGTAATGCAACAACCCTATAGCCTTAAAGATATCCAAAATGTAAAAATGCTTGGCTCAAAAGAACAAGATCATAAAAGTATAGGAGGAGTAGCACAATGAATAAAGCTTTAGAATATTTAATTGTTATTGGATTAGTTGTGACTGCTGCGATTACTGCATGGTCAGTTTTAACTGCAAACCATCTTCACATAGGATGAGAAAAATACTACAAGATGGCTTTTTAGCCATCTTTTTATTCTTTTTACCTGTGCAAATTCTTGCACTTGAGCCTGTAGTTTTTAATGAAAATGTACTCAATCAAAAAGTAGTAGATGAAATTAATCTTATCGGTAAAGAGCTTCAAGAAAAAAGTGGAATTTTTGCTGGCGTAGCAATCGGCGATAAGAGTGATTATCAAAGCTTATTAGACTTACATAAACAACTTCCACAATCTTATGTTTTGCTTGTTTTATCTAAAAATTCACATAAAGTAGATATCATAGGCTCTAAAGGAGCTTTAGCTTTAATCGATAAAGAAGCCATACTCAGTCCTTATCCAGGGACAGGTTCTATTTTGCCTATTTTAGCGACCAATAAGGGCGATATTTATAATGCAGCTATTTTAAATGGTTATGGAGATATAGTTGATCGTTTAGCCCAAGCTAGAGGGATTGAATTGCAGCATTCTATAGGTAATGCAAACCGTGATACTATTAATATTTTAAGAATTTTAATCTATGGTTTTATTTGCTTTGCATTGTTATACTACGCCCAAAGAAGAATGAAAAGGAAGAAAAATGCCTAAAAGCAAAAAAACCTTTTGGCCTTATGGAATTTTAATTTCAATTTTTGCCATTGTGGTTGCTTGTATAACAACTATTGTGGTAGCAAGTAATTATCCTGTATATGAGGATGATTTTTATTTTGACTCTTATCAAAATGTTGAAAACAATTTTAATGTTATCCAAAAACAACAAGAGCAATTTGATGCCTTGTTTAAGGTTGAATTTCAAAACGATAAAGTTGATTTTATCGGTAAAAGAAAGATTGCAAGTTATGCAATCGATGCGGATTCTTATCTAGCGAAATTTAAAATAACAGCTTTAAGTGATAAGGTAAATACGCAAAATTTAAAGAGCGAAATCTTGCTCACAAGACCTCATACAAGAGAATTTGATCAAAAACTTTTGGGGCAAATTCAAGATGGAGTCTTAAGTGTGTCTTTGCCTCAGCTTGAAAAAGGTAGATGGCAACTCAAAATCAAACTCAGCACAGAAGATGAAATCATAGGTTTTTTTAGCTATGAGTTAAACGCTCAATGATGCTAAGAATATTTAGTTCCTCAAGAAAGATTAAAGAATATCAAGAAAAAGCAAAGGCTAAAAACGCTTTACTTGATTCTGCTTTACTTGTATCAGATTTTTTAGATCGAGTATGTGTAGTCAACTCTTTTAAAGCAAGCTCTTATGAGAGTTTGCTTTTAATGCAAGAAGCTTGTTTAAAAAGTAAAGATTTAGAAAAAAAATTAGGTATATCAGCTGAATTTTTTAATTTTTTAAAAAACAATGAATATCTTTTCTCCTTTTTTAAAGAATTAAGCTCAGAGAAAAAAAGCATACAAGATCTTAAAAACAATGATTATTATGCAACCTACAATGAGCATTTGGAAATTTTAGACGAGGTTTATACAAATTATCTTCTTTTACTTAAGCAACACAATTTATACGATGATTTGTCTTTAGCTCAAGACTATAAGCTTAATTTGGATTTTTTAAATGAATATGAAAGTATATATTATGACTTGCAAGGTTTTTTAAGTAAATTTGAAGAGGATTTGCTGTGTGAGATTTCTAAAATCAAAGATACAATCATAGGCTTTAAAACTAGTAAATTTAATCTTGAATACCTATTAGAACTTGACTTTTTAAAAGATATACACTTAGAGCTTGATATGTTTTATGAAGTCAATCTTTCACAAAAAAAGATTTTAAAACAAGAAAAACTTTCACATCCTGACATTTTAGTTAAATTAAAAGCCTTCGAGCTTAGATCTTTGCAGTGTGCTTTTGTTATGGATGAAATTTCTAATTTTGTCCGAGCGGGAATAGATCCTGAAAAGATAGCCGTCATCACTCCTGATGAAAGTTTTTGTGAGCTTTTAAAACTTTTTGATAAAAACAATATGTTAAATTTTGCTAGTGGAGTAAGCATTAAAGAAAGTTTGTTTTATCAAAAGATCAAAGCCCTATATAATGGCGCAAATTCAGACGCTTTTATCTATAAGGCAGATGAGAATTATTTTGAGCAAGAAAAAAGTATGTTTGACTATCATAATGCTTTATTGCATTATTTAGAACTTCAATTTGAAGATTTTAGAACTCGCTTTGATCAAATTTGTGATTTGCAGTATTTTGAAAATTTAATCCACAGTTTTTTAAAAGATGAAAGTCAAGAGCTTATGAATTTGGTGCAAAAAGAGCTTTATTTTATAAAGGATTTGCTCAAGAACAAATCCTTAAAGCTTAAAGAACTCATGCAACTTTTTTTCATGCAATTAGATCAAATAAGATTAAGTCATGTTGGCGGTGGAAAAGTTACCGTTATGGGACTTTTAGAAAGCAGGGGACTTAAATTTGATGGCGTTATCATACTTGATTTCAATGAAGATTTTGTTCCTAAAAGAAGTATCAATGAGTTGTTTTTAAACAATGAAGTACGCAAAAAAGCAGGGCTTATAAGTTATGAAAGAAGAGAGAATTTACAAAGACTTTATTATGAAAATTTGATGAAAAACGCTAAAAAACTTAGCATTAGTTTTGTGGAGAATGAAGAGCAAACCAGGTCGCGTTTTTTAGATGAGCTTGATTTTAATTTTTTTGAAGAAAAAACCACACCTTCTAAAGCCTATTTAAATGCTTTAAAACTTGGCTATCAAGGCGTAAGATTAAATTTAAATCCTATAAAAGCACCTGTTTTAAAACACGATATTTTTGAAAAAGAATTATCGTTTAGTCGTTTGAATTTATTTTTAAATCAAAAAAGAACTTATTTTTATCGTTATATTTTAGAATTACCTGAACCTAGAGCCTTAAGCGATGAAAGCAGGGCTAAAAATCAAGGAAATTTTATCCATAAAATGCTCGAGCTTTATTATAAGAATTATTCTAAAAATAATTTTGACTTAAAAATTTTCAATGATTTGTTAGAGCAAGAATATCAAAAATACGGCATTAGCGAGCTTGAGCTTGAAATTTTTAAATTAAAATTTATACAATTTGCCGAAAATGAAAAAGAGCATTTTAAATTAGGTTATAAGGTGATTGAGCAAGAAAAGCGATATGATCGACCTTTAAATATCCAAAATCATACGATCAGGCTTAAGGGTATTATTGATCGTATCGATAAGCTTGAGGATAAACATTTTATCATTGATTATAAAAGTGGAAAAGTCCCTGAAAAATCCTTTCAGCTAGCTTTTTATAAGGCTTTATACGATGAAAATGCAGAAGCAAAATTTTATGATTTAAATCAAATGCAATTTGTTGAAGAAAAGGCTAAAAGCTTGGATGAGCTTAAAGAATGTCTAAAAGATTTGCTTGAGCAAAGAGAAGAAGAGATTGAATTTGAAAACGACAAAGATGAGTATTGCCCTTACAAAATCATCTACAAAAAGGATTTTAGATGAAATTTAAGCCTTTTTTAGCCTTAGAAGCAAGCGCAGGAAGTGGTAAAACTTTTGCCTTAAGTGCGCGTTTTGTGGCTCTTATCTTGCAAGGAGCAAAAATAAATGAAATTTTAGCCCTAACTTTTACCAAAAAAGCAAGCAACGAAATGAAAAAAAGGATTATTGAGACTTTTTTAAATTTGGAAAAAGAAAGTAAAAAAAGCGAGCGTAAAGAGCTTTGTGAGCTTTTAGGGTGCGAAGAAGATGAGCTGATATTTTTAAGAGATAAGAAAAAACAAGAGTTTTTAAGACAAGAGCTTAAGATAAGCACATTTGATTCTTTTTTTAGTCGAATTTTAAGAGCTTTTGCTTTAAATTTGGGATTAAGTAGCGATTTTGATACAAGCGAAGAAAAGCTTGATGTTAGGGCTATTTTTTTAAAATTACTCAACCGCCAAGAATTAAAAGATCTAGCTTATTATAAAGTGAGTTTAGAGGATAATCATGATTTTTTCGAAGAGCTTGAAAATTTCTATGAAAATGCATATTTTAAAGAATGTGTAAGGATTCCTAATCCTTCAAAAGCTTCTATTTATCAAGCCTATAATGATTTAAGGGTTTATTGTTTAAGCTTGGATCATGTTAAAGGATATAAACATTTATGCACACATTTTAAAGATGAAGTGCTTCAATTAAGTCAGCTTGCAAATCCAAAGCTTTTAAATTTAACAGCAAAATATCTGCAAGACTTAGAAGACAGTGATGCCCAATTTAGCCAAAAAAGAAAAGCATTTATCAAAGCTTTAGATACTTATGCTAAAGAGCTTGAAGAATATAAGATCGCAAACTTAATGAATCTTTTAAGCCATTTTAGCAAGGCTAAAGATATCATCCAAAAAGATAAAAATACTTTAAATTTTAGTGATATTAGCCGAAGGGTGCTAGATCTTATCAGAAGTGATTTTAAAGATATGATTTATTTTCGCTTGGATGGCTATATTTCTCATTTATTAATCGATGAATTTCAAGATACTAGCGTGCTACAGTATCAAATTTTAAGACCTTTGATCGCCGAGCTTGTTTCGGGCGAGGGCGTGAAGAAAAATAGAACCTTTTTTTATGTGGGCGATAAAAAACAAAGTATCTATCGTTTTAGAAAGGGTAAAAAAGAACTTTTTGATTTGTTGCAAACTGAATTTAAACAAATCCAAAAAGATCAACTCACGATCAATTACCGCTCTAAACAAATTTTGGTTGATTTTGTCAATAAAACCTTTCAAAGTAAGATTAAAGACTACACCCCTCAACTTTCTTTAGAAAGCAAAAAAGGTGGCTTTGTGCGTGTGATCGAGTCGCAAGAAACAAAGGTAGATAAAGATCAGACCAAAGAAATTCAAGATAAAACCCTAGAAGCTTTGCTAGAGCAGCTTAAATTTTTAAAAAGTAAAAATATCGCTTATGATGATATTTGCATTTTGTGTTGGAAAAATAACGATGCGGATATGATTTTGGATTTTTTACACGAGCAAGATATCCCAGCCTTTACTCAAAGTAATATTTTACTCGAAAATAAAGCCTGCGTAAGAGTACTTTTAGAATACGCTAAATATTGCATTTTTGGCGATGAATTTTACTTGCATTTTTTGAAAGAAATGTTAGGCTTTGAGCCTTTGAAATTAAAGCTTGATTTGGCAAAAAGTGCTGTGCAAAATATGCTTTATTTGATTAAAGAATTAAAACTTGATCTTAATGATATGGCTTTGATTCAGTTTATAGAATACGCTAAAAGCAAGGATGATTTTTTAAAGCTTTTGTTTGAGCCTTGCACTTTAAAAATTATGAGTGAGCAAAACAGGGGTGTAAATATCATGACTGTGCACAAATCCAAGGGCTTGGAATTTGATCATGTGATTTTACTTGATAGTCTTTCAAAAAACAATCCCAACAACAAAACCATAATGCTTGAGTACGATATCGATCAAGGTTGGGAGCTTCACATAAAAGATAGCTACCGAAAAGCGACTCAAGAGAGCGAATATAAAGCATTTATCGATAAAATAGAAAAAGCGGATTATGAAGATGATATCAATAAGCTTTATGTTGCTTTTACAAGAGCAAAAGACAGTCTTATCGTCATCAAAAGAAATGCTTCATTTCAAAATGGTCATTATCCAAGCTATTTAAACACTATGCTTGACATTGAAATTCAAGAATTAGGTGAGATAGAAATTCAAACCAATGACACCCACTTGCCTCAAAAAGAAAGCTTTCAAGCCTTAATGGAATTTGAAAAAATTCCTTTACAGGATATAGAAAGAAAAGAAAATACAAGCTCGGATGAAATTTATTTTGGAAATGCTTTTCACTTTTTTATGCAGAATTTAAAGCTTCCACAAGGAGAAAATTTTGACATTCTTTGTCAGAAGGTGAGCAGTAAATTTAGACATTTTTTAAATCACGATGATTTTGAAAAGCTTTTTAAAAGGATAAAAAATTTACTTACTAATGTCCAATTTCAAAAACTCATCGAAAATAAAAAATTACTCAAAGAGCAGGCTTTGAGTTTTCAAGGTGAGATCAAACAGCTTGATTTGCTTGCTTTAGACGAGGATGAAGCTATCATTATAGACTATAAAACGGGTTTGAATTTCAACAAGCACAAAGAGCAGGTTTTGCTTTATAAAGAAGCTATCGAGAAGATTTTAGTCAAGAAATCAACTCAAGCTTTTTTAGTCTATGTTTTAGAAGATAAGGTAGAATTGATAGAGGTTTATTAACGAGATATTGATTAAAATACTATTTTTCTGTACTAGCGATAAGAAATAAATAATTTATTAAACTTTAAATATTCTTAAATTAAGTATTATTTAAGTAAAAATAATTATAATCTCATTTTCAAAAAATTTTTGGCAAAGGTAAAGAATTATGACAAAGATAACAAAGCCAAACGAAGTTAAACGAGAATGGATTGTTTTAGACGCAGAAGGCAAACGCTTTGGTCGTCTTTTAACTGAAGTAGCAACAATTTTAAGAGGTAAAAACAAACCTTGCTTTACTCCTAATGTTGATTGTGGTGATTATGTGATTATCATCAATGCTTCAAAAGCTGTATTTACAGGTGCAAATAAAGCAGAAGATAAGCTTTATCACAGACATTCAGGATATTTTGGAAGCGTAAAAAGCGAAAAATTCGGAGATTTACTTGAAAAAAATCCTGCAAAATTATATAAATTAGCAGTTAGAGGTATGCTTCCTAAAACAAATTTGGGTAGAGCGATGCTTAAAAAATTAAAAATTTATGCGGGTAGTGAGCACCCACACACTGCGCAAATTGCTAAAGAAGGAAAATAATCATGGCAACAACATATGCAACAGGTAAAAGAAAAACTGCTATAGCAAAAGTATGGGTAAAACCAGGTAGCGGTAAAATCAGCGTTAATGGTATCGATTTAAATACTTGGCTTGGTGGACATGAAGCGATCAAACTTAAAGTAGTTCAGCCTTTACTTGTAACTAAGCAAGAAACTTCAATGGATATCAAAGCAACGACTTTAGGTGGTGGTTATAGTGCTCAAGCTGAAGCTTTAAGACACGGAATTTCAAGAGCTTTAGCAGCTATGGATGCTGATTTTAGAGCTTTATTAAAACCTAAAGGACTTCTTACTAGAGATAGCAGAACTGTTGAGCGTAAAAAATACGGACGCCGCAAAGCAAGAAGAAGCCCACAATTCTCTAAACGTTAATTTTTGGCGGGATCTTCCCGCTTCTTCATCTTTTATCACTTTTTTATCACTTATTTTCTACATTTTATGATATAATTGAATTATACTACTCGTTAAATTATTTATGAAAGGCTTTTGATGAAAAAGTTATTACTATGTTTAGGATTAGCAAGTGTTTTATTGGGTGCAGATAATAATGTAAAATTTGAAATTACCCCTACCTTGAACTATAATTATTTTGAGGGAAATTTAGATATGGATAATCGCTATGCACCTGGGGTTAGACTTGGATATCATTTTGATGATTTTTGGCTTGATCAATTAGAGCTAGGCTTAGAACACTACTCAGATGTAAAATATACAAATTCTACTCTTACTACAGATATCACTAGAACTTATTTGAGTGCTATCAAAGGCATTGATTTGGGTGAGAAATTTTATTTTTATGGTTTAGCTGGTGGAGGATATGAAGATTTCTCTAAGGGCGCTTTTGATAATAAAAGTGGCGGATTTGGTCATTATGGTGCGGGCTTAAAATTCCGCTTAAGTGACTCTTTGGCTTTAAGACTTGAAACAAGAGATCAAATTTCTTTCCATAATGCAAACCATAGTTGGGTTTCAACTTTGGGTATTAGTTTTGGCTTTGGTGCTAAGAGAGAAAAAGTTGTAGCCGAACAAGTAAAAGAAGTAGCTATAGAGCCTCGTGTAGCTGCATCTACACAATCACAATGTCCTGCAGAGCCAAGAGAGGGTGCTATGCTAGATGAAAATGGTTGTGAAAAAACAATTTCTTTTGAA
It contains:
- a CDS encoding Cytochrome c oxidase subunit CcoP; protein product: MQWLNLQDNVNLLSFIGAILIILITLVVVGRMFKYMKEKKGEAELSEHSWDGIGEYKNAIPTGWAVIFFLTIVWAIWYFLWGYPLNSYSSIGEYNEEVKTYNTKFEEKFQNLSTEDKIAMGQNIFLVQCSACHGITGDGINGKAQNLNIWGSEEGLVDAIKHGAKGMNFPGGEMPAAADLGIAEEDIPAIAAYVAKELSAIKKTSNENLVAKGKEAYATCAACHGEDGKGQDGIFPDITKYGSAAFVVDVLHSGKTGFIGAMPAFSILNDTQKEAVGEYVISLSRGE
- a CDS encoding SSU ribosomal protein S9p (S16e), which produces MATTYATGKRKTAIAKVWVKPGSGKISVNGIDLNTWLGGHEAIKLKVVQPLLVTKQETSMDIKATTLGGGYSAQAEALRHGISRALAAMDADFRALLKPKGLLTRDSRTVERKKYGRRKARRSPQFSKR
- a CDS encoding Helicase, translated to MKFKPFLALEASAGSGKTFALSARFVALILQGAKINEILALTFTKKASNEMKKRIIETFLNLEKESKKSERKELCELLGCEEDELIFLRDKKKQEFLRQELKISTFDSFFSRILRAFALNLGLSSDFDTSEEKLDVRAIFLKLLNRQELKDLAYYKVSLEDNHDFFEELENFYENAYFKECVRIPNPSKASIYQAYNDLRVYCLSLDHVKGYKHLCTHFKDEVLQLSQLANPKLLNLTAKYLQDLEDSDAQFSQKRKAFIKALDTYAKELEEYKIANLMNLLSHFSKAKDIIQKDKNTLNFSDISRRVLDLIRSDFKDMIYFRLDGYISHLLIDEFQDTSVLQYQILRPLIAELVSGEGVKKNRTFFYVGDKKQSIYRFRKGKKELFDLLQTEFKQIQKDQLTINYRSKQILVDFVNKTFQSKIKDYTPQLSLESKKGGFVRVIESQETKVDKDQTKEIQDKTLEALLEQLKFLKSKNIAYDDICILCWKNNDADMILDFLHEQDIPAFTQSNILLENKACVRVLLEYAKYCIFGDEFYLHFLKEMLGFEPLKLKLDLAKSAVQNMLYLIKELKLDLNDMALIQFIEYAKSKDDFLKLLFEPCTLKIMSEQNRGVNIMTVHKSKGLEFDHVILLDSLSKNNPNNKTIMLEYDIDQGWELHIKDSYRKATQESEYKAFIDKIEKADYEDDINKLYVAFTRAKDSLIVIKRNASFQNGHYPSYLNTMLDIEIQELGEIEIQTNDTHLPQKESFQALMEFEKIPLQDIERKENTSSDEIYFGNAFHFFMQNLKLPQGENFDILCQKVSSKFRHFLNHDDFEKLFKRIKNLLTNVQFQKLIENKKLLKEQALSFQGEIKQLDLLALDEDEAIIIDYKTGLNFNKHKEQVLLYKEAIEKILVKKSTQAFLVYVLEDKVELIEVY
- a CDS encoding Putative lipoprotein, which produces MPKSKKTFWPYGILISIFAIVVACITTIVVASNYPVYEDDFYFDSYQNVENNFNVIQKQQEQFDALFKVEFQNDKVDFIGKRKIASYAIDADSYLAKFKITALSDKVNTQNLKSEILLTRPHTREFDQKLLGQIQDGVLSVSLPQLEKGRWQLKIKLSTEDEIIGFFSYELNAQ
- a CDS encoding Outer membrane fibronectin-binding protein, with the translated sequence MKKLLLCLGLASVLLGADNNVKFEITPTLNYNYFEGNLDMDNRYAPGVRLGYHFDDFWLDQLELGLEHYSDVKYTNSTLTTDITRTYLSAIKGIDLGEKFYFYGLAGGGYEDFSKGAFDNKSGGFGHYGAGLKFRLSDSLALRLETRDQISFHNANHSWVSTLGISFGFGAKREKVVAEQVKEVAIEPRVAASTQSQCPAEPREGAMLDENGCEKTISFEGHFGFDKVDINPSFEEKIKEIAQILDENARYDTILEGHTDNIGSRAYNQKLSERRAESVAKELEKFGVDKDRIQTVGYGQDKPRSSNDTKKGRADNRRVDAKFILR
- a CDS encoding Cytochrome c oxidase subunit CcoQ, with product MDHLAIVWDVIKNLITLNLSAVQKHEWEIFQGYGFFLFVMFLSIVLYSYWYHLYRAEKKGERNYEKYANLALSDDINDSVLESKRSA
- a CDS encoding membrane protein, whose product is MRKILQDGFLAIFLFFLPVQILALEPVVFNENVLNQKVVDEINLIGKELQEKSGIFAGVAIGDKSDYQSLLDLHKQLPQSYVLLVLSKNSHKVDIIGSKGALALIDKEAILSPYPGTGSILPILATNKGDIYNAAILNGYGDIVDRLAQARGIELQHSIGNANRDTINILRILIYGFICFALLYYAQRRMKRKKNA
- a CDS encoding Cytochrome c oxidase subunit CcoO; translated protein: MFSWLEKNPFFFAVAVFIVIAYAGIIEVLPSFAENARPIEGKKPYTVLQLAGRQIYIKDSCNACHSQLIRPFKSETDRYGMYSVSGEFAYDRPFLWGSKRTGPDLMRVGNYRTTDWHENHMWDPVSVVPNSIMPAYKHMFKNNADMETAYAEALTVKKVFNVPYDTENGTKLGTWEEAQAEIKAEAQAIVDQMKNQEVKDAFARGEIKEIVALIAYLNSLK
- a CDS encoding Putative periplasmic protein, yielding MLIATVLLLAILVGLTIWGLKAQQEVMQQPYSLKDIQNVKMLGSKEQDHKSIGGVAQ
- a CDS encoding LSU ribosomal protein L13p (L13Ae); the encoded protein is MTKITKPNEVKREWIVLDAEGKRFGRLLTEVATILRGKNKPCFTPNVDCGDYVIIINASKAVFTGANKAEDKLYHRHSGYFGSVKSEKFGDLLEKNPAKLYKLAVRGMLPKTNLGRAMLKKLKIYAGSEHPHTAQIAKEGK